CTGTAGGACCTGAGGCAAGGAGCTTGTCCTCTCTAGGCTTCTTCTGACAAGGGGTGACTAGGAAATCCCACCCACAGAGCTGCTGTGGAGTTTAAACACAATCATCCTTATAAAACACCAAAGGACCCATCCCCAGTAAGTTCCTATGGCATAGTTACTAGAAAAGCAGGaacaaatgtgtttttattacGTAGGGCTGACCACGGGGAAATGTTACAGGAGAACTGGCTGgttttacaaaaggaaaactggatCTGAGTCACCAACAGCATTCCAAACCACCAGTTACCTTCCCAATCACAGAGGACCCCAAATGAGGCAGTGCAAACTATAAGCAAGACAGCAAAGAGGACACGGAACTTTCCCACTGAGGCCTCTCTGAATCTAAGGGCAATTGGTTTTATCCATGTGCTACAGGGCTTCCTAGGGAATGTGGGTTGTCCTATACTGGCTGGCCTGAGGACCCTTTGTCATGCTAGATGGCAAGCACATTGCGTTGCCCACGGAAAGGAAACACCTGTCCACCAGATACAAGCAGGTGGAGAGAGCACTTCGGAAGAATGATAATCTGAGTGAacgtttattttaaaactatcttcACAAAACCTTATGTTTATGGTAAAAATACAAGCACAGACATGCCCACATCACAAGTATTAATAGTGCAAGGAAGCGGGTTCTCTGGGGATGTGGAAAATTCCTGCAAGAACTGTGACTCTCAGCTGCAGGCAGGACCTCTCCTGGGACAACGTCTGGAAACGTGTAAGGGACACTTCCAGTTTTCACAGTGACCAGAAGGGTGCTCTTGGTATTTAGTGGGCAGGAGACCGGAGAACCTCAACACCCACAGAGGCATCCCACCAAAAATGTCAATAGCATTCCCACTGAAAACAACTTTGGGGAGGATCTAATCACAACAGCCCACTCGATCTTTCTGACGCTCCTGAGTTCTTCTGTTAGGGGCTGTAACACAGACAGAACTTTCCTCCTCCCCGACTGTGAGCGACGCAGGGCGGCGGAGGCAAGGGCGCCTACTGCATGTTTCCCCAGGAATAAGTTAGGCAGAGAGAAGCGGCAGTGAGTCTTTGCTGAGGATTCAAAGCCAATTGCACAAATGGGCCTGGAAAACATTATACAATTTGTGAAAAAGAGTCAAGACTCCTGATGCTTTTTcataagaaatgaaaaccacagtctGTCCAGAGCCTTTCCTAGCTGTGAAAATGACTGGGAACATAGCCACAAACCTTTACTTCCAGAATGAAGTAAgttaattatactttttaaattacgttttttaaagttttttcatttgttaaagaaacaaaacctccTTTTCCTGACCATTGCGTGCACGTCCTGCTCCACGCTGACCTATCTGGGCGAGGAGTGGAGAGTCAGCCTCAAAGCCACCCGCCCGCCCCCCAGGGCAAGTCCCCAGCATCCTGGCGTCCCTGAGATCATTCATCACCATTTTAATTAGGTAACTTTTTCACAGTTAGACCGTCGTCTCCCCAGCTAGGCAGTAGGCTCCAGGGTAGCAGAGCCCGCCTCTACTTCTTCCCCAGGGGGCCCCGAGCGCCGGGCACAGCGTCCTGCACATCTCAGGCGCGGACGGGATGCAGGACACTAGAAAGGCAGGCGGAACAAGCAGGGCCTGACCAAGAGAGGGCCACTGGACCAAGGCGACCAAGGTAACGGGAGGCCGCCGAAGGGCTTCCAAGAAGCGCGAACTGTCCAAAGACCACTCCGGCTCCGGTTTGGTGACGGGCCTGGAGCCAGGAATGACCCAGAGACCGCCCCAGCCCTTCCGGCGGGAGGCAGGCGCGCTGCGGGCAGTGAGGCTGAGAGAGGCAGCGCGAGCTTTCACAGGCAGGAGTCCGCCTGTCAGGGTCTGGGAAGGGAACCCCGAGGTCCCGTGTGGGGACCTGACCGTCGGCGGGACGACGCAGGGGCCAGGGCGGCGCCAGAGCGCGAGCGTCGGGGTCTGACTGCTCCCGCGGGCAGTCGGCGCGGGGAAGCGCTGCGCACGCCGGCCGGGCGCGCAGGGAAGGAGGACTGCGCCCGGCCTCGCCGCCCCCCAGGCTCAGGCACCGCCGCCCCCAGCCGGACTCACCGCGGACTCCGCGGGTCCCGACGCAGCCCGCCGAATCCCCGCAACCCGCGCGGGTAGCGGAAGTGGCGCACCGTCACTTCCGGTCCCGCCCCTCCCGGCTCGCGGACGGTGGCCCGCAGGCCGTGGTGCCGCCGGAGCGCAGGGCGATGCAGCTGTCGCCCGCGCTATACTCCCGCCTGGTAGGGGCACCCGGGGCGGCCGAGCCGCTGCCTGTGGAGCGGGACCCCGCGGCCGGGGCCCCGCCCTTCCGCTTCGCGGCGCGCCGGGTTCGCTTTCCGCGGGACCACGAGTTCTTCGAGGTGAGCGAGCCAAGGACGGAGAAGGCAGTTGTCGGAGGGGACGCGGCCTACTCCGGGTGAGGGCGGGGCCTGCGGGAGGGGCGGGACCAAtgtgtgggggcggggcctgcagCCGGGGCGGCCCAGGGAGGGGCGGGACCAATGCATGGGGGCGGAGCCTGTGGGAGGGGCGGGACCAATGTGTGGGGCGGAGCCTGCGGGGGGCGGGACTGTCGCGCCCGGCTCTGCCCACCACGTGCGTGTCCCGCAGGACGGGGATGTGCAGCGACACCTCTACCTCCAGGACGTGCTCACGCAGGTGACAGGGACCCCCGAGAGGCCCAGGTGAGCGACTCTGGGCATAGCGCCGAccagctccccaggccctggcccgACCCTCCCGGGTGTCCTGCTCCCCCGCCCGCTGCCTGACTGCGGTCCCCGCCCCTCCTGTCTGGCCTGGCCGCCTCCTAGCTGGTCGGTGAGAATTTGTTTCTTAAGGAAGTCGGATTTGAGATCGGGAAAGAAACATCAAAGCTTTATCAGGCTGCTTAGAGGACAGGTGTGGACGGGCAGCCCGAGGCCCTCTGCCAGGAGCAGAATGGCCTTCCCACGAGGTGGTTTCCTTCGGCAGGGTGCCTGAGTTCACCTGTCAGGTGGCAGGGTGCTGCCAGGTGTTCGACACCCTGGAGGGCTACGAGCACCACTACCACACTCTGCACAGAAACGTCTGCTCCTTCTGCAGACGGGCCTTCCCTTCTGTGCACCTGCTGGACACCCACATACTGGAGTGGCATGACTCGCTGTTCCAGATCCTGTCGGAAAGGCAGGACATGGTGGGTGAGGCGTCTGCGTCCACTGGACCCGAGTGCAGTCAtctggcggcggggggggggggcttgttcCTGGGCCGTCTGCCTCCTGGGTACCAGTGCCGCGGGGGTCAAGGGCGAGGGGAGGTGGCACCACTGAGGTGGAGGTCAGCACGGAGGTGACACCATTTGTGTTTCAGTATCAGTGCCTGGTGGAAGGCTGTGCAGAGAAGTTCAAGACCAGCAAAGACAGGAAGGATCACCTGGTGAGGCGTCACCTCTACCCAGCGGACTTCCGATTTGATAAACCAAAGAAAAGCAGAGGGTATGCGAGGCGGTCCACAAACTAAGCTGCAGGCCCTTGAATTTCGAAAAGCGTTTTGGGTGTCGAGACTCTCAGGATCCTGGTGCTGTACTTAGGCACCTGCGTTACTTATGGCGTGTTTAGCTGCAGTTACGAGGGTCGAGGGTCGGGAGGGCTTAAACCAGTAGGGGATGGGTTTGCTGCTCTGCTGGCAGTGACTCGGGTCTCAGCGTGGCGTCTGCCCCGGGGCATCTCGGAGCATCACCCCTTTCTCTGCACTGGTACTAGAACTGTACCTGCACCtccgccccagccccaggcaccaGCCCCACCTGTGCGTGGGGTGAGGAGAGCCCTCTGGGAGTTTGTCGCAGGCTGTGAGGCCCTCCCCTCACACTGATCCTCGGATTTTTTTTGTCTGGTTGGTGACCTGACAATAAAGGCCTTTGTTCCCTGTCACTGTTAAAGAGCCATCCTGGGGAATGCCTTAGGGGTAATTCTTAAATTTGTGTTGTATCTCTTTGCCTCTTTCAAGTGAGTCTTCAAATGGTCCTTTAGAACTTCCCAAGAACTGTGTTGATTGAAGTTTTTTCAGACCAGGTTCTCTCAGCTGCTGCAATAGGGGAGAGTGAGAGGCTTTGGGTGTGAGGTAACTCTCTCCTTTTGGAGGGATCATTTCAGGGAAAAAAGCCCTGCAGTGCTGGGTCCAGTAGAGGTGAGGGAGGAGACTACCAGTACCTTGTAGTTAACGTCAGTACATTTCTCATGTATGGTCCTGAAAagattttcagctcctttggtAGGCATTTACCACGTGGCACCCCAGAatactattttcaaaaaataaagtgtaattGTCACTAAGATTATAAACATAGCACCTGttacataaatgttttcttaGGACTTTGTCGTGATCCTTCTTTTTGTCTCGGTAGTCTGAGAATTATACTATGCCAAGATAGGTATAGAATATTTTTACAAGAAAAAGTAGCGTTTTTGTGACAAGTTCGTCCATGAGGGAAGACAGGGCAACAGGGGCCACCACTcatccctctgtctccccagcccagccacgCCCGGGGCCACTGTACAAGTGTCATCAGAAGCTCGGGGGGATGAGGGGGAGCAGTCAGGAGGGGATGCCATGGAAGTCTGCTCTGAACACGCGGCCCCCCTCCCAGAACCCGTGGGCGAGCGGCGGACATACAGTCACAGGTTAGTACCTGGTGTCTTTCCAAAGCAAGTTCTGAATGTGTGTTTTATGGGGATAACTCTGGGCTTGACCCTGGGCAGTGTTCTCACTGAGAGACACAGAGTCGGAGTGTTGGCTTCCACAGTGCTTGAGAGCCTGACTATTACTGTTTCTCTTGGCTCAGTTTCTTGTGTGTGCTCTGCTTTGGGACCCAGGAAGGCAAGGTACCGTCTCCCCTTTGCATCGTGGCCTAACCGGGATAGAATGAACACTGGCTGTAGTTGCTTAAGCTATGATCTACAAGTCTCTGGTTCTCGTACTAATTATGCTCTTATTGGGTTAAACTTGACTTCAAATCTAATTCTGGGGAAAATGTTGTACAGAAGGAAAGAGATCGCCAACAAATGCAAATGGACAGAAAGATGGGCTCAtatccctcctgcttccctcgtGCAGCCACCCAGACTTTGGCTTGCAAGTGGGTTCTGGATACCTGTGGCTGTCAGGGTTTCTTCCAAATGGCAGGTCACAGGAACCCTGGCCTGGAAATTTGGCAGCAGTGGCCCTCTTGGCTGAGTGTCCCAGGCAAGCGCGCTGCTGCCAGGAAGAGTCTCCCTCAGAAAGCAGGTCCGAGGCAGCCGGCCAGCCGTAGACAGGGAGCTGCCCCGGGGCCTGGGGTGCAGGGCAGCTAGGGAAAGGAGAGCCCATGTGCTGAATGTTCACAAAGTGAAGGAGAAGGAACCCCCCAGAACAAGAAGAGTATACCCATGATGCTGCTTTTACTAGTCGCGTTTTTTGTTGGCAAAAACCGCGATGGTTTAGTACGAagacttgttttccttttcagaataCCTTCTACCATCTGTTTTGGTCAAGGTGCGTCACGAGGATTTAAAAgcaccaagaaaagaaaggaacaccAGTGACTACGTGGACAGAGAGCCACGGGCCTCTGAGCCAACCCCAAGAGCGACAGTCGCCTTTCTCAGGACACGGTGTCAGTAGTGTAATTTCTCTTGCCTTCTGGTGTGGCCGCTCTAGGACCCAGGCCTTTGCCACCCTCGAGGCCAGTCCCTCGGTGGACAGCTGTGTGACCGCGGAAGCAGTGACAGACTCACCAGTTCCAGAAGTGGCCCCTACACATGCTCTCGTGAATGAAGCGGGGGCCCGCCGTCCCACCTTCCTCTTCAGGGGCCGTCCTGAGGGTGTGCTTTGTAAACACGTAAATACTTGCCTGTAACAGTCTCCAGCCATCACTCGTGCACGTTGTTGGACTGGTAGAGAAGCGAGCAGCAGCTGCCCGCAGCTAATCTGTTGTCAGTGCTCGGTTTTCAGGAAGATTTACAAGCCTCAAACCCCCAGGGGGTGAAGGGCAGGATGCAGCGCTGAGTGGCTGATGTGCTGAGTGGCTGATGCCCGTGGCTTGGTGAGAGATTCCTGGGCCACCAGGTCAGCGATCAGACCGGATGGGGTGTGGTGAGAACCGGAGAAGGCTCATGCGTGCCTTGGGGGGACGTTTGGCCCTGGGAGAGAGCAGTGCGGCCATGGGTGGCTTCTCCAAGGAAAGACAGCgatggggcagaggagggagtgtCGCAGCGAGGGATGGGGGCTTTGGCTGGAGCtgcagtgcctggctggcacGTGCCCGGCAGGGATAGGGCGGCGCCGCGGCACCGTCTTACGGATGAGCGTGATGTCGCTGCCGGGAGAGCGGCGCTGGAGGCAGCTCCTAAACAGAAACGCCAAGTCAGCTGTTCTGATAAAATCAGGGCTGTCAGGGCTAGGCCTGGCAGAGTGGCAGCCCGACAGCAGAGTCTGTCTCGGAGGCCCTGTCCCCATCGGGCGTGCGCCTGGGGTGCTTCTGTGCTGACCGCTGGCCTGAGGGCTCCAGCTCAGCCAGCAGCAGGAGGATGGGCCTCCGCCTCCCCATTGCACCTCCACCCTGTCCTTCCTGGGCTCTGGGTTTGGCTGGAGGCCGCTGGTGGTCATCTGTGGCTCCTGGCATGGAGGcggctcccccagctcctgccgaGCCACGCGTGTAGCTCTGCAGAGTCCGGAGCAAAGGCCCTGTCAAGGGGGTGGCACATCACACCAGTAGTTTCATGCAGTAAAAGCTCTAACGGTGGGTTACCAAGGGCTACAGAAAAAACCAGAACCTGAAGTGCATGTCCTAGAATATCAGCAAGAGACCGAGTGTGCACttcgtgggggggggggcagtgaccAGCCTTGGCTCGGGGCAGTGTGGCAGGACCACCCCAGAGTCCCTTCTTCAGCTCTTGAAAAGCACCACATAGAGAAATGCTAACATGTGTACCTCCCATTCTGTGTCTGTCCATCTCCCCTCAGAGACCTTTCCTCCTGCACAGCGCCCCCCCCGGCACAGCCCCCTACATGACCCCCTGCACGGCCCCCTGCACGGCCCCCTACATGACCCCCTGCACAGCCCCCGCCATCTGCAGGGGCACACTGGCCTTTTTCACGGCAGCACGTTCTGCTAAATGTCCTCATCCACAGTATCAGCCCCTGTAAGACTGTGTCGTGTGGTCTTTGGGGCCTGTCTGTCCTGGGTTCCGATCCTCGCTTCAGCCCTACCTGAAAGCTGCTCATTCATTCTGTCCTGGTGTTTCTTCTGAGAAATCGGGAGTGTCAAACTTCAGGGTGAAGTGTTTCTGCCGCCAGACCTGGGTGTGGTTTCCAGGTCCAATGTCGAGGGAAAACTCAATTGGACACGTTGATGACAGAAGGAGAGCTTGTTTGCAGGGCGCATGGGAGCTGGACTTCAGGACAGGCTGTCAGAGTGTTGGAGGGTGCTGAGCGTGCGCTAGTCTACTGGTGGGAAATGGGATTGTCATCCTTAGgtttacatgaaatattcaacATATTATTTGGGGGACCAGAGCCCATTGGGGTGACCCCATTTGTTCCTCGTTGGTGTATGAAGTGCTCAGGCTcacaaggagaggggcagaggaccAGTCTTTGCTCTCATCCTGGGGGCACCGTGTCCTCAGCCTTTGCCAGGTTCTTCAAAATCATATTCACAACCTCATGAGTCTGCTCAGTGTCCCTTGGctcaccctttctttcttttctctttttgtgcctTATTTTGGAGGGAGTgggtttcttttctcattctgataTTTGGGAAGTTAGCCACTCTCATTTTATCTCAGAAATTTTAATATGTGAATACTTGTTCGGATCTAAGATTCATCAGTATtgtttcccttcccccaaacaGTACAAGGACTGTGGACGTTCGACTCCACCGTCCAGTGCCATGTATGTGATGACAGGTATACACTGGCGTCTGGGTGCTGTGTCCCCACAACAGCCTCTGCTGTGGGCCCACATGCTCTGTGGCCCCATAGTTAGCACTGTGTCTGCTGTTTGGAAACATTGGTCCTCCTGCCTAACGAATCTTGTTAGAAGTAACAagtgttcttggggcgcctgggtggcacagcggttaagcgtctgccttcggctcagggcgtgatcccggcgttctgggatcgagccctatatcgggctcttctgctatgagcctgcttcttcctctcccactccccctgcttgtgttccctctctcgctggctgtctctatctctgccgaataaataaaaataaaatctttaaaaaaaaaaaaaaagaagacaagtgtTCTCAATTCTCTTTGCCTGGAAAAGTTCTGTTCTTGTTCTTGAAGGATGGTTTGGTCAGGAATACAgcacttgggggcgcctgggtggctcagttcttaagtgtctgccttcagctcagggcgtgatcccaggttcctgggatcgagccccacatcgggctcctccgctggatgcctgcttcttcctctcccacccccctgcttgtgttccctctcttgctggctgtctctctctctgtcaaataaataaataaaatattttcaaaaaaaaaaaaaaaggaatacagcaCTTGGCAGTTTTTTCCCTAAGCAAGAGGGATGTGGGCCCCATTTGTCTCATTGCTGCTGTTGGGGACTCAGCGGTCAGTCTTGTCACTGTTCCTCAGAAGGGCTCTGTCTGGTCTCTGTCTTTGCTGTTCTGTGGTTCCGCTAGACGGTTAAGGGAATGTATCTGTGTACCTGCTGGCTCTTCACCTCACACATTGCCTCTCCccaattctcttttccttctgctgtgTTTCTCACCAGCCCTTCCGTATTTTCCATTCCTTTGCGGTCTTTGCTTCATTCTGGATGATTTCTTCAGATCTACTTTTCAGTTCATGAATTTTCTTATCAGTTATATCAAATGTGCTGTTAAACTCATTCAAATTTTAGCTTCAGTTGTTACGATTTTCAATTCTGTTAGTTctgtgtttttctaatttcttgtatttttatagtttttgtctGTCACATTTTCAATTCATTATTTCTTAAACATATCAaactaattttatattatttgattgGTAATATTAATATTTGAAGATTCTGTGGGTCAGATTCTTTTGTCCACTTCTTCTGCGGACTCACTCATACTGCCTTGTTTCCTGGtgaattttgtgatttttgactgtgaatttatattttttggaacttttcttctggaatttctCGGACATGCCTGAAGTCTTCAGCAAAAGTTAGTATCTGCTTCTGCCTTGTGACCAGGGCACTCCCAATCTTGGGTAACTTTAAGATGTATCATTAGGGG
The DNA window shown above is from Ailuropoda melanoleuca isolate Jingjing chromosome 6, ASM200744v2, whole genome shotgun sequence and carries:
- the ZNF511 gene encoding zinc finger protein 511 isoform X3; this encodes MQLSPALYSRLVGAPGAAEPLPVERDPAAGAPPFRFAARRVRFPRDHEFFEDGDVQRHLYLQDVLTQVTGTPERPRRAFPSVHLLDTHILEWHDSLFQILSERQDMYQCLVEGCAEKFKTSKDRKDHLVRRHLYPADFRFDKPKKSRGPATPGATVQVSSEARGDEGEQSGGDAMEVCSEHAAPLPEPVGERRTYSHRIPSTICFGQGASRGFKSTKKRKEHQ
- the ZNF511 gene encoding zinc finger protein 511 isoform X2, whose translation is MQLSPALYSRLVGAPGAAEPLPVERDPAAGAPPFRFAARRVRFPRDHEFFEDGDVQRHLYLQDVLTQVTGTPERPRVPEFTCQVAGCCQVFDTLEGYEHHYHTLHRNVCSFCRRAFPSVHLLDTHILEWHDSLFQILSERQDMYQCLVEGCAEKFKTSKDRKDHLVRRHLYPADFRFDKPKKSRGPATPGATVQVSSEARGDEGEQSGGDAMEVCSEHAAPLPEPVGERRTYSHRCVTRI
- the ZNF511 gene encoding zinc finger protein 511 isoform X1, translated to MQLSPALYSRLVGAPGAAEPLPVERDPAAGAPPFRFAARRVRFPRDHEFFEDGDVQRHLYLQDVLTQVTGTPERPRVPEFTCQVAGCCQVFDTLEGYEHHYHTLHRNVCSFCRRAFPSVHLLDTHILEWHDSLFQILSERQDMYQCLVEGCAEKFKTSKDRKDHLVRRHLYPADFRFDKPKKSRGPATPGATVQVSSEARGDEGEQSGGDAMEVCSEHAAPLPEPVGERRTYSHRIPSTICFGQGASRGFKSTKKRKEHQ